GATCGAGATTGCGCAGCACGGGCTCATCAGTCTCGTAGCCGAAGGTGACGTTGCGGTACTCGACCCGCCCGGTGACTTTGGGCAGTTCGGCAGCTGTGGGCAGCTCGCGCACCGCTGACTCAATCTCGAGCAGCTCGATCACGCGGTCAACGGAAGCCTCACCTTGCTTAAACTCGCCATAGTTGATGATGACGTGGTTCACCGGGTCAATCAGCATTAGCGCGGCAACTACGTAGCTGCCAAAGGAGGCCCCAGTGAGATTCTCCTGGGAAATTTGCCAGGTGCCCACCAGCAAAATCAGCATTACCACCACGGCATAGGTAAAGCCCACCACCGGGTACTGCACCGCCTGAAGCCAGGCCGCCTTGTACTTGGCCTGGCGGTTTTTCTCGGCCTCGTGAGTAAAGCGCTCGACTTCGTAGTCTTCAGCCGCAAAGGCTCGCACTAGGCGAATGCCGCTAAACACTTCAGTGACCAGCGACGATAGGTCAGAGACCAGGTTTTGGCTGCGCCGCGAAAACTTCAGCATTTGCTCCCCAAACCACCCAGCTAGCACCGCCAGAATGGGGACTAAGACCACCGCCGTTAGGGTTAGCTGCCAGTTGAGGTAGACCATATAGCCCAGCACCACTACCAGCTGCAGCACCGAGGGCAAGAAGTCGTGGAACAGCTTTTGCACCACCTCGCCGATGCGATCGATGTCTTCAGTCAGGCGGTATGACAGGTCGCCGGTTTGGCTGCGCTCAAAATAGGTGAGGCTGAGCCGATGAATGTGGGTGTACACATCTCTGCGCAGATTAAAGGCCACCTCTAAGGCGGCCTTGGCCATCAGCGAGTCTTGAATGTATTGACCAATCTTTTGCAGCGCAAACCCGGCCATGGTGATGGCAATAAAGCGTGACACCACAGGCACGTTGCCTGCCGCCAACTGCTCCAAAATATTCCCTGATAGCCAGGCCAAAATGGGCCAAAAAGAGACAAAAATGACGGTGCCAAACAACGCTTGCAAGATCGTGGGCCACTCGCGCCGTACGTAGGGGGCAAGCGTCCAATATTTGGAGCCTTCAGCGGAGCGCTCGGGGTTCAAGGGCAAAACCTTCGCAATGGCATACTGTTCACCACGCTACCAGGTTTGGAGTGTTCCAGGTAATGTCGTATCCAGGGATTTGGCTAGACCGTCCTGGCTGAGGGCAGGTACGCCCTCCTATTGAAATTTTTAATCGGAATTAGCTGGAACCGTCTTAAGCCCAATCTGCTGGGAGCGTGCCATTTTGCCTAACGGGCAAGGCACTACAATTGACCCATGGCCTATGTTTGAGGGATGTGTTGCCGATGCCCACGGTTATTGTTGCCACCGGAAACCCCGGCAAGCTGAAAGAGATGCAGGTGTATTTAGGCGATCTTGGCTGGGAGCTGCAGCTCAAGCCCGACGCGATCGATATAGAAGAAACCGGCACCACGTTTTTAGAGAATGCGCGGCTCAAGGCGGCAGGGGTAGCCAAAGCCCTGGGCCAGTGGGCGATCGCCGACGACTCGGGCTTAGAGGTTCACGCCCTCGGCGGTGCCCCCGGCATTTACTCAGCCCGCTACGCCGACAGCGACGCAGCCAGAATCGATCGCTTGCTTCAGGAGCTAGAAAAATCTGGCGATCGCGATCGCAGCGCCCAGTTCATCTGCGCCCTGGCCCTCGCCAACCCCCAGGGCGACATTGTGCTTGAAACAGAAGGCATCTGCCCCGGCGAGATCTTGCGGGCCCCCCGTGGCGCTGGCGGCTTCGGCTACGACCCAATTTTCTATATGCCTGCCCTGGACAAAAGCTTTGCTGAAATGTCGGCCGAGCAAAAAGACGCCAACAGCCATCGGAGCATTGCCTTTGGTCAACTAATGCCCCATTTAAAGCAGTTAACCCTAGGATGACCCAACCACGGTTAGGTCATCCTAGGGTCGATTGGAAACTGGTGTGCGTTCGCCCCCATGGGCGGGTCTTGAACTATCGCCCCAGTGGGACCAGTCTTTGACCATCGCGCACTAGCCTCGCAGGCAAATCCTAAGCTTCTCGATTGAGGAAATCTTGCAGTTGCCCCAGAGCAGCCCGGCCAATGTTAAACACAGCCCAGCTTGCGGCCACAGCAATCGGCAGTAAAACAACAACGACTCGCCAATCCATAGGGCATGCCCTCCTAAACTAGTTTTACTTAAACACTTGTCACAATTTTCTCATAATGTACACCACATGGGGCGATCGCAGGCCGAGAGATTTCTCAATCTAAACTAAAGCTGACCCCCTTAAGGGCGTCAAGATTGCCTGAACCGCTGCCTTGTCGGGCCCCAATGGCATCTCCACAGCCATTGTCTCTTTGGGTGTCTGTCCCTGGCCGCAGTTAACGAAATGATCAGATTGCTGTGGCCCCAGAGCTGGTTATGGCGACCCCCAAGATGACTTGCAAAGCGATCGCTAGGTAATCGCTAATAAGTGAGGCATTTCCTTATACATAGGCAGGCTAGCCGCAGAAAAGGTTTGAGCTGGCCTGGGGCGCGATTGTCGCTTAACCTGCACTTTGGTTTGAATCATTAATGTATTGGCTAGCGAAAAAGGTGGGCTGCGATCGCCCCTAAAAAATTCTCTGAATACAAGAAATAAAGGGGCTCAAGTTACCCTTTTCCTAAGCTTGAACGACAGTCTAATTTAATTTTCTCAGAGTTATTAACTTGTGAAAACTTCCCTTACCAAGAGCGGCGGTGATTCTGTAGTTTGTTACTTAACCTGTCATAGCCCTGCAAATCTAAAGCCCTATGGGGTCGTTCCCAGGCTGGCTTGAAACTTTCTAGGGACTAGGCTGTTAAGCGCTGTAAACCTGATTCTTAGGCCTCTCCCTTGGCCGTCCAGTGGAGAGCGTTTGTGTCTCAGGGGCTTGTAATGCCTGAAACGGCTTATTTAAGCTTTCTATAGACTCAGGTTTATCCGTCTATTGAGTAGGAAGCGCCTTTATCCGCTCTGTATTTTCGAGTAGAAGAGAGGAGAGTCCCATGACGATAAGTCCCCCTGAACCGGGACAAAAAGTCAGGGTCGTGGTTGATAAAGATCCGGTACCCGTCTCATTTGAGCGATGGGGCAAGCCCGGCCACTTCGACCGCACGTTAGCCAAGGGGCCCAAAACCACCACCTGGATTTGGAACCTGCACGCTGACGCCCATGACTTTGACACTCACACCAGTGACCTAGAAGATATTTCACGGAAGATCTTCAGCGCTCACTTTGGCCACTTAGCCGTTATTTTTATCTGGCTCAGCGGCATGTACTTCCACGGTGCCAAGTTCTCAAACTATGAAGCTTGGCTAACTAATCCCACCGGTATTAAGCCCAGTGCCCAGGTGGTTTGGCCCATCTTTGGTCAAGAAATTTTGAATGGCGATGTGGGCGGTGGTTTCCACGGTATTCAAATCACCTCTGGCTTATTCCAATGGTGGCGGGCCAACGGCATTACTAACAGCTTCCAGCTCTACGTCACCGCCATTGGGGCGCTCGTAATGGCGGCTTTGATGCTGTTTGCCGGCTGGTTCCACTACCACAAGCGCGCTCCCAAGCTGGAGTGGTTCCAGAACGTGGAATCGATGATGAACCACCACCTGGCCGGGCTATTGGGCCTGGGCTGTTTGGGCTATGCCGGTCAGCAGATCCACGTGTCGTTGCCCATCAACGCCTGTATGGATGCGATCGATGCGGGGCGGCCGTTAACCATTGGTGGTCGGGTAATCGACTCAATAGGGGCGATTCCCTTGCCCCACGAGTGGATCCTCAACAAGGCTTTAATGGCCGACCTATACCCCAGCTTTGTCGAGGGTATAAAACCGTTCTTCACCCTGAACTGGAATGTCTATTCTGACTTCCTCACCTTCAAGGGTGGTCTGAACCCCGTGACCGGTGGCCTCTGGCTGTCGGATACGGCTCACCACCACCTGGCGCTAGCTGTGCTCTTCATTGTTGCGGGCCACATGTACCGCACCAACTGGGGCATCGGCCACAGCATGAAGGAGATTCTAGACAACCACCAGGGCGACCCGCTGCTGTTTGGCGGTCGGGGTCACCAGGGTCTGTTTGAAGATCTGACCACCTCCTGGCACGCTCAGTTGGCGGTCAACCTGGCCATCTTGGGGTCGATCACGATTATCGTGGCGCACCACATGTACGCCATGCCTCCCTACCCGTACCTGGCTACCGATTACCCCACTCAGCTGTCGCTGTTTACCCACCACATGTGGATTGGCGCCTTCTTGATTGTGGGTGCTGGGGCCCACGCCTCCATCTTTATGGTGCGTGACTACGATCCGGTGGTGAACCAAAACAAC
The sequence above is a segment of the Nodosilinea sp. FACHB-141 genome. Coding sequences within it:
- a CDS encoding ABC transporter ATP-binding protein, giving the protein MNPERSAEGSKYWTLAPYVRREWPTILQALFGTVIFVSFWPILAWLSGNILEQLAAGNVPVVSRFIAITMAGFALQKIGQYIQDSLMAKAALEVAFNLRRDVYTHIHRLSLTYFERSQTGDLSYRLTEDIDRIGEVVQKLFHDFLPSVLQLVVVLGYMVYLNWQLTLTAVVLVPILAVLAGWFGEQMLKFSRRSQNLVSDLSSLVTEVFSGIRLVRAFAAEDYEVERFTHEAEKNRQAKYKAAWLQAVQYPVVGFTYAVVVMLILLVGTWQISQENLTGASFGSYVVAALMLIDPVNHVIINYGEFKQGEASVDRVIELLEIESAVRELPTAAELPKVTGRVEYRNVTFGYETDEPVLRNLDLLALPGEKIALVGSSGAGKSTLVNLLPRFYDPQSGQIFIDDVDVATVTLRSLRRQIGIVPQETTLFSGTIAQNIAFGQKDFDIEAVEAAARIANAHDFISQFSQGYYTWMGERGVNLSGGQRQRVAIARAVLLNPRILILDEATSALDAESEALVQEALERLMSDRTVFIIAHRLATVRDADRILVMEKGQVIEAGTHSELLANQSRYAQFYAQQFAGSSLG
- the rdgB gene encoding RdgB/HAM1 family non-canonical purine NTP pyrophosphatase, producing the protein MPTVIVATGNPGKLKEMQVYLGDLGWELQLKPDAIDIEETGTTFLENARLKAAGVAKALGQWAIADDSGLEVHALGGAPGIYSARYADSDAARIDRLLQELEKSGDRDRSAQFICALALANPQGDIVLETEGICPGEILRAPRGAGGFGYDPIFYMPALDKSFAEMSAEQKDANSHRSIAFGQLMPHLKQLTLG
- a CDS encoding photosystem II protein Y, with amino-acid sequence MDWRVVVVLLPIAVAASWAVFNIGRAALGQLQDFLNREA
- the psaA gene encoding photosystem I core protein PsaA produces the protein MTISPPEPGQKVRVVVDKDPVPVSFERWGKPGHFDRTLAKGPKTTTWIWNLHADAHDFDTHTSDLEDISRKIFSAHFGHLAVIFIWLSGMYFHGAKFSNYEAWLTNPTGIKPSAQVVWPIFGQEILNGDVGGGFHGIQITSGLFQWWRANGITNSFQLYVTAIGALVMAALMLFAGWFHYHKRAPKLEWFQNVESMMNHHLAGLLGLGCLGYAGQQIHVSLPINACMDAIDAGRPLTIGGRVIDSIGAIPLPHEWILNKALMADLYPSFVEGIKPFFTLNWNVYSDFLTFKGGLNPVTGGLWLSDTAHHHLALAVLFIVAGHMYRTNWGIGHSMKEILDNHQGDPLLFGGRGHQGLFEDLTTSWHAQLAVNLAILGSITIIVAHHMYAMPPYPYLATDYPTQLSLFTHHMWIGAFLIVGAGAHASIFMVRDYDPVVNQNNALDRMLRSRDAIISHLNWVCIFLGFHSFGLYVHNDTMRALGRPQDMFSDTA